The region GGGCGTACTCTTCAACGAGGTCAAGGATGTGCAGCCGTTCATCGAAAAGGTGAAGCCGGTATGGAAGGCTTACACCGACAAGTTCGGCACCAAGCTGGTCGACGAGATCCAGAACACGAAATAAGGTTACCGACAGAGAACGGGGCCGCCGCAAGGCGGGCCCGTTTTTATTTGCCCGCGCAGGACATACTATTTTGATGGCAATATCCTCCGTTGGCGGCTCTCTTGATTTTTTATAGATATAATTATATAATGTCTACGTATTAACTAGATGTTTGCGAGAGGTGTTTGATATGAAAGATGTGTCGGAGCTGTTCTGGCAGGCGTCGCCGGCGGAGCTGAAGCAGGGGTACCGCTATGACGGGGCGGCCGGCGTATATATTTGCCTGATATGCGGCGAGACGTTCGCGGACGGGGTGGTTTACCGCCACGGTGACCTGCTGTACGAGGCGCGGAAATACGTGGCGGTCCATATCGCCGCGAGTCATCAGTCGGTTTTCGCTTTTCTCGTCGGTCTCGACAGGAAGCTGACCGGGCTGACCGATCACCAGAAGGCGCTGCTGGAGCTTTTTTACGACGGCAGGAGCGACGCCGAGGTGGCGAAGGAGCTGGGAGCCGGCAGCGTGTCGACGGTCCGCAACCACCGCTTCGCACTCAGGGAGAAGCAGAAGCAGGCCAAGGTGTTTTTGGCGATAATGGAGCTTTTGGCGGAGCGGGCGCCGAAGAAGAGCGGCTTTATCGATTTGCCGCGGGGCACGCGGAACGTCGACGAGCGGTTCGCGATCACGGCGGAGGAGAACGAGAAGATCCTGGCCGCCTGTCTCCCCCAGGGGCCGGACGGCCCGCTGGCGCTCTTCCCCGCCAAGGAGAAAAAGCGGCTGGCGATCCTGCGGCATATCGTGAAGTATTTCGACCCGACGGCGACTTACTCCGAGAAGGAGGTCAACGCGATCCTGAAGCGGTTTTACGACGATTATGTCCTGCTGCGCCGCTATCTGGTCGATTACGGCTTCATGGACCGGACGGCGGACGGCGGCAAGTACTGGATCAAACTATAATAAGGGAGCTGAATAATGTGGACAGACGCAAGGAATTGAAGCTGGCATATAAAGAGACGCCCCGCCCGATGGGGGTGTACGTTATCAGGAACAACGCCACCGGAAAGCTGCTGGTGGGCGCGAGCATGAATCTTCCCGCGGCCTTCAATTCGCAGAGCTTTCAGCTGAAAATGAAGGTTAACCGCTGCAAGGAGCTGCAGGCTGACTGGGACCGCTACGGGAACGACGCGTTCGCCTTCGAGGTGCTGGAGCAGATCGACGCGGCGAAGGTGCCGCAGGAGGAATGGCGCAAGGCGGTGGCGGCGCTGGAGGAAAAGTGGCTGGAGAAGCTGCAGCCGTATGACGATAAGGGTTATAACGCGCGCCGCAAGGAAAAGGCGGCACGGTGAAATTGGGCGGCCCGAATCCCATGCTGAGGATTCGGGCCGCTGTGCTGTGTTGATTCGGGCTGTATATCGTTCTTTGTCGTTCCTATTTGAATTGCCGGGACCGTTCAGAAGTGCCCAGATGCAAGGCGCACCGGAGGCTGACACCGGAAGCGTACACGAACGTACGCTGAGGATGGCAGCCGAGGAGCAACGCCGCAGATGGGCGCTTATGGGCGGTCTGTTATTTAGGGACGAACAAAGCCATGCGGGGTTTGTTTATTTCTTTGGCCAGGTCTTCGACGCGGCCGTGTTTCATGCAGGCGGACATGCAGGTCTGGACGCAGGCAGGCTTCATGCCTTTGGCGGTGCGGCCGGCGCACAGGATGCAGAGCTCGGTGGGGAACGGGAGGTAGGCGAGGTAGGCTTTGTCGTTCGGGAGCTGCTGGATCATTTCGGTGACACGCATTCCTCCCATGCCGGCCGGCCAGTCGTATTCCTGGGCGCAGGCGATTTCGCAGGCGTGGCAGCCGGTGCAGTATTCGTAGTCGATCAGGAGGCCGTAGCCGGTGTTTTTCCTGGCCATCACGCTTCATCTCCTCTGACTTTATAGACTTTGCAGAGCATGTGCTTGATCGGCGAGCCGAGGCCGTCCTGGCCGACGGCGTTCATGGGGATAAGGGTGTTGATGTTGGAGCGGAAGGTGCCGCACAGGTCGGGGGCGGCGGTCTTCTCCTCGGGGAACCACCAGCCGTGAGCGGCCATGACCATCCATTCGGGGACTTCGAGGGTGACTTTCGCTTTGAGCTTGCACTTGCCCAGCCAGTTTTCGACCCACACCCACTCGCCGTTGCCGATACCGAGCTCTTGGGCCTTGCGGGGGTGGATCTCGACGACGGGGTCGGGGTCGAGAGCCCTGAGCCAGGGGATGTTGCGGTGCTCGGAGATGAAGAAGGCGGCCGACCGCCGGCCGGTGCAGAGGATGAGCGGGTATTCCGCAGCCAGGTCGGGGCGGCTCACGGGGGTGAAGGGCGGTTCTTCGTAGTGGGCTACCGGTTCTAAGCCCCATTCTTCGCGAAGGGTGGAGTGGAGCTCGAATTTGCCTGAGGGGGTGCGGAAACCGGGTTTCCCGTCGGCGCGCAGCAGGCCTTTCTCGAAGCGGCGGTAGGGGGCGCTGGGGTGCCCCTCGGGCGGAAAGGCCCAGCCTTTTTCCTGCAGCTCGGCGAAGGTCATGCCGGAGTTGGCGAGGATTTCGTCGAAGAGCTCATGGACGGTGTTCCACTTGAATTCGGGGTCGAGTCGCCGGGCGAGCTCGAAGTTGATCTCGACGTCGGATTTGCACTCGGCGACGTCGATGGCTTTGTTGATGGTCTGGAGCGGTATCCACCACGAGCGGATGCTTTCTTTTTCGAGGAAGGAGGCCGCCGGCAGGATGATGTCGGCAAGCTGGGCGGTGGGGGTCATGAAGAGGTCGACGACGGCGACGAAGTCAAGCTTTTCAAGCGCTTTCTGCCATTTGCGGGGGTCCATGCCGATGCCGGACAGCGGGTTGGTGGTCTGGAGCCACATGCCTTTGACGGGGTAAGGCTCGCCGGTGAAGATCTGGTCGATGACGAGGTCGGTGTGGGCCCGCCAGATGAATTTGCCGAGGGGGCCGTATTTGTCCGCGCCGATGCGCTTTTTGTCCATTTCGGCGGACTTGAGCTTGATGGCGCCTTTGGCGCCCGGCAGGGCATAGGCGACGGCGTCGAAGGCGTAGCGGGAGATGACGTTGCCGCCGGGGACGTCGAGGTTGCCGGTAATGGCCCACAGGTCGGCGATGGCCTGGGTGGTGGGGGTGATGGCGGGGGTCATGTCGATGGGCTCGCCCCAGTGGATGGCGGCAGGCTTGCTGGTGGCGTAGAGGCGGGCGGCGGCGCGGATGTCGTCCGCGGGGACGAGGGTGATTTCGGCCACCTTGTCGAGAGGGTATTCGGCGACCTTGCGGCGGAAGGTGTCCCAGACGGTGGTGCACTGGACAGTCTGCCCGCAGGCGAGTTTTACCTGGTATTCGCCTTCGAGCGCGGGCCGGACGCCGGCGGCTTTATAGGTGACATCGGCGGTGTCCCAGACGGCCGGTTTGCCGGCGACGGCGTCCCAGACGACGAAGTCGGCGGCGTTTCCGTCGCCGGGCAGATCGCCGGCGCGGAGCAGTTTGCCGGTGTCGGTGCGGACGAGGTGAGGGGCGTTGGTCCAGTCGGAGACGAATTTCTCATCGTATAGTTTTTCGTTGAGGATGACGTTGAGGAAGCCCATCGCCAGGGCACCGTCGGTGCCGGGCCTGAGCTGGAGCCATTTTTCGGCCCGGGAGGCGAAGAAGGTGAGGCGCGGGTCGATGCAGATGATTTTGGTGCCTTGCTTCATGAGGTCGGTAATCCAGTGGCCGAAGACGTTGTCGGGGCAGGTGGAAGGGATGTTGTAGCCCCAGATGACGATGCATTCGGGCCGGGTGTAACGCGGATCTTCGTAGCGCGCGGGGAACCACTGGGAGGCGTCGAGGATGCAGTAGTCGCCCTGGACGGTGGTGACGGCGGCGATACGCGGGCTGTAGCAGGCCAGGCCGCTGAGGGCGAACATGACGTTGGGGCTGCCGTAGGCGTAGGCAAGCATGCAGATCCAGGCGCCGATGTCGCGGCCGGTGCCCATGGAGAAGATGACGCTTTCGGGGCCGTATTCATCTCTGATTTTGACGAGTTTTTCCTCGACATAAGCGAAGGCTTCTTCCCAGGATATCTCCTGCCATTTGCCCTCGCCCCTCTCCCCCACCCGCTTGAGCGGCCGGGTGATGCGGTCGGGGTGATAGACGTATTTGGTCATCGCCAGGCAGCGGGCGCAGATCCGCCCCTGGTTCCAGGGATGGTTGGGGTCGCCCTCGACTTTGACCAGCCTGCCGTCCTCGATGTGGGCCAGGACGCCGCAACCGCCGTGGCAGCCGGGACCGGCCGACCAGGCGGTTGTGGCGACGATTTGGCGTTCTTTTTTTGCCATGTTTAGTCATCTCCTCCCCCCGGAGCTCACGCCCCGGAAAACAAATCAGCCATATTTTGCCGTACTTGGAATTTTACTGTAATTCTATCGGCAAACGGCGGATTTGTCCAGGGCTGTTTTCCGGAGAGACGGTGACGCGGGCGTTCGGCGACTACAGGTATAAGCAGAGCATGCCACCGCCAGACTGGCGGTGGCATGCGGCGTTTACAGCGACAGGACCAGATAGGCGGCAGCGATGGAGGCGACGACCGACGGCACCAGCCCGCCGCCGCGGAAGGCGACGGCGGCGGCGACGGCGAT is a window of Selenomonadales bacterium 4137-cl DNA encoding:
- a CDS encoding DUF2087 domain-containing protein — encoded protein: MKDVSELFWQASPAELKQGYRYDGAAGVYICLICGETFADGVVYRHGDLLYEARKYVAVHIAASHQSVFAFLVGLDRKLTGLTDHQKALLELFYDGRSDAEVAKELGAGSVSTVRNHRFALREKQKQAKVFLAIMELLAERAPKKSGFIDLPRGTRNVDERFAITAEENEKILAACLPQGPDGPLALFPAKEKKRLAILRHIVKYFDPTATYSEKEVNAILKRFYDDYVLLRRYLVDYGFMDRTADGGKYWIKL
- a CDS encoding GIY-YIG nuclease family protein; amino-acid sequence: MDRRKELKLAYKETPRPMGVYVIRNNATGKLLVGASMNLPAAFNSQSFQLKMKVNRCKELQADWDRYGNDAFAFEVLEQIDAAKVPQEEWRKAVAALEEKWLEKLQPYDDKGYNARRKEKAAR
- a CDS encoding molybdopterin-dependent oxidoreductase; translated protein: MAKKERQIVATTAWSAGPGCHGGCGVLAHIEDGRLVKVEGDPNHPWNQGRICARCLAMTKYVYHPDRITRPLKRVGERGEGKWQEISWEEAFAYVEEKLVKIRDEYGPESVIFSMGTGRDIGAWICMLAYAYGSPNVMFALSGLACYSPRIAAVTTVQGDYCILDASQWFPARYEDPRYTRPECIVIWGYNIPSTCPDNVFGHWITDLMKQGTKIICIDPRLTFFASRAEKWLQLRPGTDGALAMGFLNVILNEKLYDEKFVSDWTNAPHLVRTDTGKLLRAGDLPGDGNAADFVVWDAVAGKPAVWDTADVTYKAAGVRPALEGEYQVKLACGQTVQCTTVWDTFRRKVAEYPLDKVAEITLVPADDIRAAARLYATSKPAAIHWGEPIDMTPAITPTTQAIADLWAITGNLDVPGGNVISRYAFDAVAYALPGAKGAIKLKSAEMDKKRIGADKYGPLGKFIWRAHTDLVIDQIFTGEPYPVKGMWLQTTNPLSGIGMDPRKWQKALEKLDFVAVVDLFMTPTAQLADIILPAASFLEKESIRSWWIPLQTINKAIDVAECKSDVEINFELARRLDPEFKWNTVHELFDEILANSGMTFAELQEKGWAFPPEGHPSAPYRRFEKGLLRADGKPGFRTPSGKFELHSTLREEWGLEPVAHYEEPPFTPVSRPDLAAEYPLILCTGRRSAAFFISEHRNIPWLRALDPDPVVEIHPRKAQELGIGNGEWVWVENWLGKCKLKAKVTLEVPEWMVMAAHGWWFPEEKTAAPDLCGTFRSNINTLIPMNAVGQDGLGSPIKHMLCKVYKVRGDEA